A genome region from Leptidea sinapis chromosome 34, ilLepSina1.1, whole genome shotgun sequence includes the following:
- the LOC126974959 gene encoding uncharacterized protein LOC126974959: protein MIKIVILCIFVLFVFVSDANVRVKRGKYSNSPQRFYNQPPPVYRTRGPFNENSHYSRPPRPYKVSSYEGIPYDDYRGSENAYRPSSRNKYPEMMNEEYPASKDSSRNEEITDEDLSNIVRNLSKKDLDKIFEMASQGENKNFEEYHPNYSEIIPQEFEEIKPFISNAHNFEFKEAINYLPGHISGGDENNLLHNDIQNTFVDTDESNQYSFIDSFIQQDLGQSEHNSNNNMYSEDSITPQNNQGVIYSDNSQEEILPKPDNLREDFVGAHTKIVPSILRAESMYQLENIANLPLMNYENSKLESVNSYRVPHYTVTSSTRNQLNQNQRAQTFHKAPAVHLSPPTTSATSQQAAASQQSDAHLKAVKIWTHQSIGTAYTLHDDGTLSLERPERPNTQYG, encoded by the exons ATGAttaaaatagttatattatgcatttttgtattatttgtgtTTGTGAGTGACGCTAATGTCAGAGTTAAGCGCGggaaatattcaaattcaccGCAGCGATTTTACAATCAACCGCCACCGGTTTACCGCACTCGTGGACCTTTCAATGAAAACAGTCATTACTCCAGACCCCCGAGGCCTTATAAGGTTAGTAGTTATGAGGGCATACCATATGACGATTATCGTGGCTCTGAAAATGCATACAGGCCTAGTAGTAGGAACAAGTATCCAGAGATGATGAACGAAGAGTACCCTGCATCTAAAGATTCGTCGAGAAATGAAGAAATAACTGATGAAGACCTGAGCAATATTGTCAGGAATCTCTCAAAGAAAGATTTAGATAAGATATTTGAAATGGCAAGTCAAGGAGAGAACAAAAATTTTGAGGAATATCACCCTAATTATTCCGAAATAATACCtcaagaattcgaagaaattaaACCTTTCATAAGCAATGCGCATAACTTTGAGTTCAAAGAGGCGATAAATTATTTACCGGGCCATATATCAGGCGGAGATGAAAACAATCTATTACATAATgatatacaaaatacatttgTAGACACGGATGAATCAAACCAATATTCTTTCATAGATAGCTTTATTCAACAAGACTTAGGTCAGAGTGAACACAATtcgaataataatatgtacagtGAGGACTCTATTACTCCCCAGAACAACCAAGGTGTAATTTATTCTGATAACTCACAAGAAGAAATCTTACCGAAGCCCGATAATTTACGCGAAGATTTCGTTGGTGCTCACACAAAAATTGTTCCTTCTATATTGAGGGCAGAATCGATGTACCAATTAGAAAACATTGCCAATTTACCGCTAATGAACTATGAAAATTCAAAACTAGAATCAGTGAACTCCTACAGAGTACCTCATTACACG gtAACATCATCAACGCGCAACCAACTTAATCAAAACCAAAGAGCACAAACGTTTCATAAAGCCCCAGCAGTTCATCTTTCTCCGCCAACAACGAGTGCCACAAGTCAACAGGCTGCGGCCAGTCAACAAAGTGATGCCCATCTCAAAGCTGTCAAGATCTGGACGCACCAGTCCATCGGAACAGCTTACACATTGCATGATGATGGCACACTGTCCTTAGAGAGGCCAGAGCGACCGAACACTCAATATGGATAA